The DNA segment TCCTCGACCTTCTGCTTTTCTGTAGTGTTTATGACATatgctaaaaaggcaacataccctTTCCTTAGGCATTTATGTGCTTGTGCTATCGTGATGAGGTTCTTAGTCTTGTCAGTGCGGTCTCCCGATACAGTTAGCTGTTTGCCGTTGGGTAATCGGAGTCGGACGATCCTTTTGTCACATATAACTTCCGCATGATATGGTGTCAACCAGTCCATTCCTATGACTATGTCGAATTCTCCAAGTTCCATAGGCATTAGGTCTATAGGGATAACATGGTTGTTTAAACTTATTTTACAATTCTTAACAATGTCAACTATCTCTCTTTGACTTCCATCAGCCATTTCTACTGTAAAGGCATGATCTAGAGTTTGGGATGCCTGGTTCAAGTAAGGTCTAAAGGAAGTTGACACTAGACTTCTATTTGCACCGGCATCAAATAACACACgcgcatatacatcatttacgagATACGTACCCGTGATAACGTCTGTATTGGTTTTGGCTTCTTCCATGGTGAGTACAAATGCACGCCCTTTTGGCTGATTTGGTTGTGTCCTGTCATTTCTTTTGAGTTCGGGACATTCAGATCTCATGTGGTTAgggtctccacatttgaaacacttCTTCTTTTCCTTGCATTCTTGAAGAGCATGACCCATCTTTTTACAATTTGGACAAGGAAAACGACATTCCCCTGTATGAAAGCGTTTGCAATTTTGACATTGAGGAAATGTTTTAGGCCTTTTAAAGTTGTTATTCCGGGTGTCCCCCTTTCTTTCTTCCCACTTCCTTTTTGGTGCAGGAGATTCAGCCTGCCGCATAATCATCTCGGCAGCCATGACAGCGCCAGCCTCAACAGTTTCTGCAAAAGTCTTGGGGGATTTGGATTTGATAAACACCCTCATTTCAGAGGGTAGACCCCAAATAAACCTATTGATCAGTTGTTCCTCAGTCAATGCTAAATAAGAAACCAGTCGAGATATGTCGTTGAAACGAGAAACATACTCTCGGtaggttttatttcccatttttaaCTGAAAGAATTCCACTTCCAGTTGCTCAGTCTCACTTCATCTCCTTAACCTTTTCTTTTCCCTCTGTTCGGACCACAATATTCCACCAGTGAAGGGCTTCAGCTTCAAACATATGTACGGCGAACCGTACTTTGTTACGGTCATCACACTCACATATGTCTAACactgactccattctgttgagccaGTCTTGAGCTTCTAGTGCTCCCTTTCTTCCGTCAAAGGACTGAGGTTTACAGGACATGAAGTGCTTATAAGTACATTCATTTGATTTGGAATATTCACCTTTTCCTTCTAGTGGCATGGTTGCAATAGTGTTTTTCCTTTCGCCCATTCCTTCCCTTCGTACTGGCGTGGAGGCTGCTGAGCTTTCTTCATGTCGTTCTCCAGATTGGTTAACATTACCGGTTTGTGCATTCTTCATTACCTTAGGCACTTCCACAGCTATATTGTGGATATCCTCAGTATTTAGACGCATGCTTGTACTAGACCGGGACCTGACACTATGAGAGGGAGTTCGAGTCCTATAAGAATCTTCATCTCTCCTTCTGTTATTCTGATTATTTCTAGACCCTTGTTTCTATGTTCAGACATTGTCTCCTTCCTATAGGAATATGAGTATAAAGAGTTACTAGTATGTATGATACATCATTATAATATAACAACTATATacatcacatatatatatatatatatatatatatatatatatatatatatatatatatatatatatatatatatatatatatacgtgtgtgtatatatatatagcataTAGAAAGGCACAACATAATTTACTTCTTCTAGCGTCACTCAATTGACTATGCAAGTACTTTTCCTGAGAACATGTTATTTGGCCTAGTCTGAGTGTGCTATTAATCTTTAAAGAACTACTGGTTAAAGCTTAGGCATTCCTCCAATACCTAATTCGCTAAAACctcgggctctgataccaactgtaacacccaccccgtaacccgggtgattatgcacaattgatacacttacagcggaaacaaactaaactttgattaaaacttataatagtctgagtacaacactttatttatttacaaacttttggCGACTATgaactccttgatcttctaaaaACTCCACAATTGTCAAGTAAttcctatagctttcctcatggctcacctgagataagtatactcaaaacgacgtcagatatatactggtgagctgatactatacaatttttataaaaacagaccacagtttacattatatgcatacacaatatgggcatgtgaccacattatagtcaggttgggcctcattgaaccttataggtcacatttgacttgtcacaaaccaccgtacaagagacatactggtcctccagctgtgtcccactacggccgtcacataggtatgagtgtgtgtcgctggaccttataagcacgaagtgcttgtgggtacaacaccttattacccttcccagagtgacacacctcattaagcataataggatcccatatacccctactgacacatgcatactgcagcactctcattattaccagttatggacgagtatactatcacagtttaaaagacaagtatgatgactcacctgattagcaattgcttaacagACGCTAGTACGAttgggttatgtctcaaggtcctgacacaagTACATAATCCgaggttaggtaatggtacacctaactagtcattatcatggttggatattggttaaccctaccttgtttaagcatgggtgatcagtccatgcctaactaaggctaggctagccaatacccgcccctgacaataaccctagtacctaaaaataatactaacactactactactaatatattattactaataataaagctaatattaactactaaaaataaataataaataactaaacataaacttaaacgagagtatatCTCAAAACTATCTACGGCACATTGATGTAGaccctactcctgctcctactcgcgctccaaaaacgactactaacaacacccaacggggtatcgtatactcaggattctctatactagagcattcccgttaaagaaactagtacctaaacaaactactgagactgttatttaaagcaagcaagcaggcacctcaaatcCCTTCCTGGTGGTCGATGTGTGATtcaattgacgtgcctacctacctgctt comes from the Helianthus annuus cultivar XRQ/B chromosome 4, HanXRQr2.0-SUNRISE, whole genome shotgun sequence genome and includes:
- the LOC110934090 gene encoding uncharacterized protein LOC110934090 → MGNKTYREYVSRFNDISRLVSYLALTEEQLINRFIWGLPSEMRVFIKSKSPKTFAETVEAGAVMAAEMIMRQAESPAPKRKWEERKGDTRNNNFKRPKTFPQCQNCKRFHTGECRFPCPNCKKMGHALQECKEKKKCFKCGDPNHMRSECPELKRNDRTQPNQPKGRAFVLTMEEAKTNTDVITGTYLVNDVYARVLFDAGANRSLVSTSFRPYLNQASQTLDHAFTVEMADGSQREIVDIVKNCKISLNNHVIPIDLMPMELGEFDIVIGMDWLTPYHAEVICDKRIVRLRLPNGKQLTVSGDRTDKTKNLITIAQAHKCLRKGYVAFLAYVINTTEKQKVEDVPVV